The Candidatus Dormiibacterota bacterium sequence GGCTTCACCCTCGAGCAGCACCGGCGCTTCCTGCCGGTGATCGAGGCCGCCCGCGACGTCGACCCCGACGTGATCGTCCACTGCTCGAACAGCGCCGCCACCCTGCGCTTCCCGGAGATGCACCACGACCTGGTGCGGCCGGGCATCGCCCTCTACGGCTATGCGCCGCCGGAGTGCGCGGGGGTGGTGCCGCTGCGCCCGGCGCTCACCTTCGCCGCCTGCATCACCCAGGTGAAGACGGTGCGCGCCGGTGACACCGTCGGCTACGGCCGCGCCTGGACCGCGACCCGCGACACCCGGCTGGCGACGGTCGCCGCCGGCTACGCGGACGGCGTCCACCGCTCCCAGTCCAACCGCGGCCGGGTGCTGGTGGCGGGGGTGCGCTGCCCGATCGTCGGCCGGGTGAGCATGGACATGATCAGCGTCGACGTGTCCGCCGTCGACGGCGCCGGGCCCGGCGACGAGGCGATCGTCATCGGCGGCCGGCAGTCCGGCCATCTCGGCGCCGACGAGGTGGGTGATGCGGGCGGTACGGTTGCCTACGAGGTGCTCTGCGCCGTCTCGGCGCGGGTGCCGCGGATCCTGGTGTGAGGTCGATGACCGCCGTTCCACCCGAAGTCACACTCGTCGGCGCCGCCGCCGAGACCAGGCCGGCCCCGGCCTGGCCGGAGGGGATCCCCGCCCCGCCGCGCCCGGGCGGCGAGAGCGGCACCCTCGCCGGCTACGCCTCCTGGCTGTCGGGTGTCGCCGAGGTGCTGCGCCGCCGGGTCGACACCAATGCCGCCGAGCTCGAGCGGCTCGCCGCCGAGTGGAACCACGTGCTCCGCAACCTCCAGCGGCTCCGCCCCGAGGAGATCAGCGCCGTGGTCGAGGCCCAGGCGCGGGTCCGCGAGGTGATCGCCGCCGACGGCGCCCTCCATCAGCTGATCGAGCTCCAGCGCCGCGAGGTGGCCGGCTGGGCCGAGGCCCTCGGCGGACCGCGCACCGACGCCGAGCTGGTGGGGCGGCTGCTCGACGGCGCCACCGCCGAGCGCGCCCAGGTCACCACCGAGATGTTCGAGGTCACCGCCGAGGCGATCACCGGGGTGGTGCTCGACCTCGAGGTGGTGCGCCGCGAGGCGCTGCGCGAGCCGGAGCGGGCCGCGGT is a genomic window containing:
- the alr gene encoding alanine racemase; its protein translation is MIADRFDLCGDLAAWPSPIEGRPVKWAEIDAGALAANAAALAAHVGPDVAVMAMVKANGYGHGAVLAARCMVAGGARWLGVSSPEEALQLRGAGVEAPMLIVGWSPPSSHRALIAAGVDITVYDLAEVEALSVRARATGRPARVHLKVDSGMSRLGTPLGSVHELLRAIRAAGPHLRLTGVFTHYADADGEDPGFTLEQHRRFLPVIEAARDVDPDVIVHCSNSAATLRFPEMHHDLVRPGIALYGYAPPECAGVVPLRPALTFAACITQVKTVRAGDTVGYGRAWTATRDTRLATVAAGYADGVHRSQSNRGRVLVAGVRCPIVGRVSMDMISVDVSAVDGAGPGDEAIVIGGRQSGHLGADEVGDAGGTVAYEVLCAVSARVPRILV